A stretch of Zootoca vivipara chromosome 13, rZooViv1.1, whole genome shotgun sequence DNA encodes these proteins:
- the LOC132593098 gene encoding goannatyrotoxin-Vere1-like, with the protein MVASLKSWPLMIAVSLCILFCLGTLVEAYPEKPVPPGPDASQEEWIQYYIEFQQYLNSLNRPRYGKRSSPENLMSELSFGDSSSSSSNSDHKK; encoded by the exons ATGGTGGCCTCCCTGAAGTCCTGGCCTCTGATGATTGCTGTGTCTCTGTGCATCTTGTTCTGCCTGGGAACCTTGGTAGAGGCCTACCCTGAAAAGCCAGTGCCGCCCGGACCAGATGCTTCCCAAGAAGAGTGGATCCAATACTACATAGAGTTCCAGCAGTACCTCAACTCGTTGAACCGGCCGAG GTATGGCAAGAGATCCAGTCCAGAGAACTTGATGTCTGAACTCAGTTTTGgagacagtagcagcagcagcagcaacagtgacCACAAAAAATGA